One genomic segment of Sphingobacteriales bacterium includes these proteins:
- a CDS encoding rhodanese-like domain-containing protein — translation MTDITVEELKTRLDNGEKPILIDVREPFEYTEFNIGGELHPLGSIAYLIEELANHKNDEIIVHCRSGMRSFNAQQYLMQQGFTNVRNLIGGVIAWREKFGG, via the coding sequence ATGACCGATATAACCGTAGAAGAATTAAAAACGCGCTTAGATAATGGCGAAAAACCCATTTTAATTGATGTGCGCGAACCCTTTGAATACACCGAATTTAATATTGGCGGCGAATTACACCCCTTGGGCAGTATTGCCTACCTGATTGAAGAATTGGCCAACCATAAAAACGACGAAATAATTGTACATTGCCGCTCAGGTATGCGCAGTTTTAACGCCCAACAATATTTAATGCAACAAGGTTTTACCAATGTTCGCAACTTAATTGGCGGGGTAATAGCCTGGCGCGAAAAATTTGGAGGCTAA
- a CDS encoding calcium-binding EGF-like domain-containing protein — protein sequence MKYSFFTILLCSLLLGIVACEPNNPCSKLDCGEHGECAIDELGIATCLCDPGYEGTNCQTYNPCLLLNCQNGGNCKIDDQGNAFCDCPPQYAGIDCSQDNPCYNQPCQNGGTCQIDENGKAICQCPPGYGGQFCEKCALGYEGNDCQTLIRIKFLGTYNGIAKKPGSPNIEFVCTISENADKVYRMNVANLFNLSSTVYAVVTGSQEWAIPLQTDANGNAIYSLSNGKRNVNTGILTLYTRHITTAADTSDYTVTLSPQ from the coding sequence TTGAAATATTCCTTTTTTACCATATTATTGTGTAGCCTACTCTTAGGTATTGTCGCTTGCGAACCGAATAATCCTTGCTCAAAATTAGACTGTGGCGAGCATGGCGAATGCGCTATTGACGAGTTGGGCATTGCCACCTGCTTATGCGACCCTGGCTACGAAGGCACAAATTGCCAAACCTATAATCCCTGCCTTTTGCTGAACTGTCAAAACGGCGGAAACTGCAAAATTGACGATCAGGGAAACGCCTTTTGCGATTGCCCGCCTCAATACGCAGGTATTGATTGCAGCCAAGATAACCCTTGCTATAACCAGCCTTGCCAAAACGGCGGCACTTGCCAGATTGATGAAAACGGCAAAGCAATTTGCCAATGCCCACCAGGTTACGGCGGCCAGTTTTGCGAAAAATGTGCCTTGGGCTACGAGGGCAACGATTGTCAAACACTCATCCGGATAAAATTTTTAGGCACCTACAACGGCATAGCAAAAAAACCGGGTTCTCCCAATATAGAATTTGTATGCACCATTTCTGAAAATGCCGACAAGGTTTATCGGATGAATGTAGCCAATTTATTTAACCTGTCAAGTACTGTTTATGCTGTTGTTACCGGAAGTCAGGAATGGGCAATTCCCTTGCAAACAGATGCAAACGGCAACGCTATTTACAGCCTTAGCAATGGAAAACGCAACGTAAATACGGGCATCTTAACCCTATATACCCGACATATAACCACCGCAGCCGATACCAGCGACTATACTGTTACCCTCTCGCCGCAATAA
- a CDS encoding carboxypeptidase regulatory-like domain-containing protein, whose amino-acid sequence MDALTTSTELKKWVAEGNLSAACLALQKFADETNYTELQQIAIQLQRRYNTCQQQIMQGVIAKSDADLEIARISQILLVCSDNLAPSADNQLLNLVNEQPGNTTKDERAAPQASNSKNFPFMFLLLAIGILALGWAVWKWVIPGNKNTTTPPSDTFELIVFAHGPKGLGQPITSGKIAAVFGNNRLPAQTLNNEGKAVFTHIPASYQTQNLAIVAEENMPWKVQQQSASTAQQSHTITVAMAPLVDTLVWRGTVLSDSGKPVANAQVVIDNGFATTQTNDVGSFVARLPKNEGDQVNVMVIVNNTPRRNTTITLSGATPTTIKLNK is encoded by the coding sequence ATGGATGCCCTTACTACCAGTACCGAACTTAAAAAATGGGTAGCCGAAGGCAATTTGTCAGCCGCGTGTTTAGCTTTACAAAAATTTGCCGATGAAACTAATTATACCGAGTTACAACAAATTGCTATTCAATTACAACGCCGCTACAATACCTGCCAACAACAAATAATGCAAGGCGTAATTGCCAAATCCGATGCCGACCTTGAAATTGCCCGCATCAGCCAAATATTATTGGTATGTAGCGATAATCTTGCACCATCTGCCGATAACCAATTACTTAATTTAGTTAACGAGCAGCCAGGTAATACTACTAAAGATGAACGGGCAGCCCCACAAGCAAGTAATAGTAAAAACTTTCCTTTTATGTTCTTGCTTTTGGCTATTGGTATATTGGCCTTGGGATGGGCAGTTTGGAAATGGGTTATTCCCGGAAATAAAAATACGACTACACCGCCATCTGACACCTTTGAGTTGATTGTATTTGCCCATGGACCCAAAGGTTTGGGGCAGCCTATTACATCCGGAAAAATTGCTGCTGTTTTTGGCAACAATCGTTTGCCCGCACAAACTTTAAATAACGAGGGGAAAGCCGTTTTTACGCATATTCCCGCCAGCTACCAAACTCAAAACTTGGCAATTGTTGCCGAAGAAAATATGCCATGGAAAGTGCAGCAGCAAAGCGCTAGCACCGCCCAACAAAGCCACACTATTACAGTGGCTATGGCGCCCCTTGTTGATACCCTTGTTTGGCGTGGCACTGTACTTAGCGATTCGGGCAAACCCGTAGCTAACGCCCAAGTTGTAATTGATAACGGGTTTGCCACCACCCAAACCAACGACGTGGGTAGTTTTGTGGCTCGGCTACCTAAAAATGAAGGCGACCAAGTTAATGTTATGGTCATTGTAAACAATACGCCTCGCCGTAATACCACTATCACTTTATCGGGGGCAACACCCACAACGATAAAATTAAATAAATAA
- the trxB gene encoding thioredoxin-disulfide reductase → MQQNNNTEHIPCLIIGSGPAGYTAAIYAARANLKPVLYTGLKMGGQLMDTTDVENFPGYPKGIMGPQLMEDFRQQAEHMGTDIRFGIVERVDFSGTAHKIWLDDGQLFTADAVIIATGASAKWLGLPSELRLRDAGGGVSACAVCDGSFFRNQEVAIVGAGDTAAEEALYLAKMCKTVHMLVRRNEMRASKVMQARVLSTPNIKLYWNTETEEVLGNDKDQVVGIKISNNKTNELSEIAITGFFVAIGHEPNTTLFRGWLDMDHEGYLITKQGSTKTNIPGIFACGDAQDKIYRQAVTAAGTGCMAALDAERYLSYQAYLKTQALLEPTLSTPTT, encoded by the coding sequence ATGCAACAGAATAATAACACCGAACACATCCCCTGTTTAATTATTGGCTCAGGACCTGCGGGCTATACTGCCGCCATTTATGCAGCACGCGCAAACTTAAAACCTGTTTTATATACCGGACTTAAAATGGGCGGTCAATTAATGGATACGACTGATGTTGAAAATTTTCCCGGATACCCTAAGGGCATTATGGGGCCTCAATTAATGGAAGATTTTAGACAGCAAGCCGAACACATGGGTACCGATATACGATTTGGTATTGTTGAACGGGTTGATTTTTCGGGGACTGCTCATAAAATATGGTTAGATGATGGCCAATTGTTTACCGCCGATGCTGTTATTATTGCTACCGGTGCCTCGGCCAAATGGTTAGGTTTGCCCAGCGAACTACGCCTGCGCGATGCAGGAGGAGGCGTGTCGGCGTGTGCCGTATGCGATGGTAGTTTCTTTCGCAATCAAGAGGTAGCCATTGTTGGCGCTGGTGATACCGCCGCCGAAGAAGCCCTTTATTTGGCTAAAATGTGCAAAACAGTACACATGTTAGTACGCCGCAACGAAATGCGCGCCTCAAAAGTAATGCAAGCCCGCGTGTTAAGTACGCCAAATATTAAATTATACTGGAACACCGAAACAGAAGAAGTTTTAGGAAACGATAAAGATCAGGTAGTAGGCATAAAAATTAGCAATAATAAAACCAACGAACTAAGCGAAATTGCCATAACCGGATTTTTTGTAGCCATAGGACACGAACCAAATACTACCCTTTTTAGAGGATGGCTCGATATGGACCACGAAGGCTACCTAATAACCAAACAAGGAAGCACCAAAACCAATATACCCGGCATTTTTGCTTGCGGCGATGCCCAAGATAAAATTTACCGGCAAGCAGTAACTGCCGCAGGCACCGGATGTATGGCCGCTTTAGATGCCGAAAGATACCTTTCGTACCAAGCATATTTAAAAACACAAGCACTTCTTGAGCCCACCCTTTCAACACCAACAACGTAG
- a CDS encoding VWA domain-containing protein, with translation MFRLQHPEYIYWLVFIIPCIWILAWAYDYWRKKTLQKFGDSDLVVKNLSGNHPATIRKQLWRLTSIVFFGVMALVNPQFGVKTELIKRQGIDLVVALDVSQSMLAEDISPNRLERAKQLINRLIDRLAGDRIALIVFAGNAYVQLPPTTDYSAARLLLKTVSPDIVPAQGTAIGQAIEVATQLFADTSAATQNNNAAKTKALLLLTDGEDHESGLNEALNQAKQQQIKLYAIGVGTTQGAPIPVYVNGQRYSLKQDENGQTVNTALNDHALRNLVAQADDGQYFALNDGSGDEITDLLRSLNKLEKSNFEEVAVTEYDSRFQYPLGLCLLLLTGYLLQNGYRKSGQRTNNT, from the coding sequence ATGTTTCGTTTGCAACACCCCGAGTACATTTATTGGCTTGTTTTTATAATTCCGTGTATTTGGATATTGGCTTGGGCTTATGACTATTGGCGGAAAAAAACGTTGCAAAAATTTGGCGATTCGGATTTAGTCGTCAAAAATTTATCCGGCAACCATCCGGCAACTATCCGGAAACAATTGTGGCGGCTAACAAGTATCGTGTTTTTTGGTGTTATGGCCTTGGTAAATCCGCAGTTTGGGGTTAAAACCGAGCTAATTAAACGGCAAGGTATTGATTTGGTAGTGGCTTTAGATGTGTCGCAAAGTATGCTGGCCGAAGATATTAGCCCTAACCGCCTTGAACGCGCCAAACAACTAATTAATCGCCTGATTGACCGCTTAGCGGGCGACCGCATTGCCTTGATTGTTTTTGCCGGAAACGCCTATGTTCAATTGCCACCAACAACCGACTATAGCGCGGCACGCCTGCTGCTTAAAACGGTATCGCCAGATATTGTACCCGCACAAGGCACTGCAATAGGCCAAGCCATTGAAGTGGCCACCCAACTATTTGCCGATACCAGCGCAGCCACCCAAAATAATAACGCAGCAAAAACCAAAGCCCTGCTGCTACTAACCGACGGCGAAGACCACGAATCCGGATTAAATGAAGCCCTGAATCAAGCCAAACAACAACAAATAAAATTATATGCAATAGGCGTAGGCACAACTCAAGGCGCACCAATTCCGGTGTATGTAAATGGCCAGCGCTATAGCCTTAAACAAGATGAAAATGGCCAAACGGTAAACACCGCACTAAACGACCATGCATTGCGAAACCTTGTTGCCCAAGCAGACGATGGCCAGTATTTTGCCTTAAATGACGGCAGCGGAGACGAAATAACAGACTTATTACGAAGTTTAAACAAATTGGAAAAATCGAACTTTGAGGAGGTAGCAGTTACCGAATACGACAGCCGTTTTCAGTACCCACTTGGGCTGTGCTTATTGCTTTTAACCGGATATTTATTGCAAAATGGGTATCGAAAAAGTGGTCAACGAACCAACAATACTTAA
- a CDS encoding SIS domain-containing protein, producing MPNANFYLPAIKQTVGQSLKVFELVYNDDLLLTTASQVVQTIVTAYKQHHARVWFCGNGGSAAQAQHLAAELSGRFNFNRPPLFAESFTVNTSYITAVANDYGYDHIFSRLVEGFGQPKDVLMAFSTSGNSPNIIQAVQKANEMGVVTIGFTGHGGGKMAQLCQYLLNVPSNNTPQIQEAHLLLGHIICGLVEEEIFANLKPGT from the coding sequence ATGCCTAACGCTAATTTTTATCTACCTGCTATTAAGCAAACGGTTGGCCAATCGCTAAAAGTGTTTGAGCTTGTTTACAATGACGATTTACTGTTAACTACTGCCTCTCAAGTTGTGCAAACCATAGTAACGGCCTATAAACAACACCACGCACGGGTTTGGTTTTGTGGTAATGGCGGAAGCGCAGCCCAAGCCCAACATTTAGCTGCCGAGTTGTCGGGGCGTTTTAATTTTAACCGCCCACCCTTATTTGCCGAAAGCTTTACTGTTAATACCAGCTACATAACTGCTGTAGCCAACGATTATGGCTACGACCATATTTTTTCGCGGTTAGTGGAAGGGTTTGGGCAGCCGAAGGATGTGCTAATGGCATTTTCTACATCGGGCAATTCGCCAAATATTATACAAGCCGTGCAAAAAGCCAACGAAATGGGTGTAGTTACCATTGGTTTTACTGGGCATGGCGGCGGCAAAATGGCCCAATTATGCCAATATTTGTTAAACGTACCCAGCAATAATACCCCTCAAATACAAGAAGCTCATTTATTGTTAGGACATATTATTTGTGGTTTGGTTGAGGAAGAAATATTTGCCAACCTTAAACCCGGTACATAA
- the lysA gene encoding diaminopimelate decarboxylase, protein MDTQTQQTPRQINAEYYLQLANEFGLPLYVYDADIMLRQYNKLVAAFAGTRVRINYACKALGNINVLKLFRSWGAGLDTVSIEEVQLGLLAGFAPNQIIFTPNCVSIAEISKAVDFGVHINIDNISILEQFGAKYGNSVPVCIRINPHIYAGGHHQIATGHIDSKFGISIYQMRHVERIVQSLGIRVEGLHMHTGSEIKDIAVFLNGAEILFDTARYFKDLQFVDFGSGFKVAYQPGDFSTDIAQLGQQLTERFNAFCADYGRDLALWFEPGKFLVSESGVFLAPVNVIKQTTATVFAGVNSGFNHLIRPMFYDAYHRIENLSNPQGASRIYTIVGYICETDTFGWDRQMAEIREGDVLAFYNAGAYGYEMAMNYNARPRPAEVLLLNGQAHLIRRRETLDDLLQLQQIIA, encoded by the coding sequence ATGGACACACAAACGCAACAAACACCTCGCCAAATTAATGCCGAATATTACTTACAACTTGCCAACGAATTTGGGTTGCCTTTATATGTGTACGATGCCGATATTATGCTGCGGCAATACAATAAACTTGTAGCGGCGTTTGCGGGTACGCGGGTGCGCATAAATTATGCCTGCAAAGCATTGGGTAATATTAATGTTTTAAAACTTTTCCGGAGCTGGGGCGCAGGCTTAGATACTGTATCTATTGAAGAGGTACAGCTTGGTTTATTGGCCGGCTTTGCACCTAATCAAATAATATTTACACCTAACTGCGTTTCAATTGCCGAAATTAGCAAGGCAGTTGATTTTGGCGTACATATTAATATAGACAATATTTCAATTTTAGAACAATTTGGAGCAAAATACGGCAATTCGGTGCCGGTTTGCATCCGGATAAACCCACATATTTACGCCGGAGGGCATCATCAAATTGCTACCGGACATATTGACAGTAAATTTGGCATCTCTATTTACCAAATGCGGCACGTCGAGCGTATTGTGCAATCGCTGGGTATTCGCGTTGAGGGCTTACACATGCACACCGGCAGCGAAATAAAAGATATAGCCGTATTTTTAAACGGCGCCGAAATATTGTTTGATACTGCACGTTATTTTAAAGATTTACAATTTGTTGATTTTGGCAGTGGCTTTAAAGTAGCGTATCAACCCGGAGACTTTTCTACCGATATTGCCCAGCTTGGCCAACAATTAACCGAAAGATTTAACGCTTTTTGTGCCGACTATGGCCGCGATTTAGCGCTTTGGTTCGAGCCAGGAAAGTTTTTAGTTAGCGAATCGGGGGTGTTTTTGGCACCGGTAAATGTTATTAAACAAACTACCGCTACCGTTTTTGCAGGTGTAAACAGCGGCTTTAACCATTTAATTCGCCCTATGTTTTACGATGCTTATCATCGAATCGAAAACCTTTCGAACCCGCAAGGGGCAAGCCGAATATACACTATTGTGGGTTATATTTGCGAAACCGATACTTTTGGCTGGGATAGGCAAATGGCCGAAATCAGAGAGGGCGATGTCCTGGCATTTTATAATGCAGGCGCGTATGGCTACGAAATGGCTATGAATTACAACGCACGCCCCCGCCCCGCCGAAGTGTTATTGCTAAACGGGCAAGCCCACCTTATTCGCCGCCGCGAAACCCTTGACGATTTGCTACAGCTACAGCAAATAATAGCATAG
- a CDS encoding efflux RND transporter periplasmic adaptor subunit yields MKKNYGLLLFFLCLYSLGALTAWAHGGDDGHTHAHDEADEAASKPDEQAYFTYEATTEKYELLLRYLPIMPNKPAELTLFISNFATNQPISGASLQASASPKTARPIDFDQHEPGIYHLDAVFNEAVPHNLTVIITKGSLGPDTLKFNQIAIGEQPALSTTSATTANHDEHDHEHEHAWYTSLWLWIPLSSILGMLLMWLLNAKINKRSKYVGLWLLLLNFCLNPQLTNPVLAHGNDEDAQNAPTSTSGKFSDEFSIPKETQFIFDITTDLTATGKFDQVLNLFGTVVPSSNGRAIVSSPQTARITSLKVKVGQSVKAGQTLAVIEQFVDLNTQAAILGNQSNQLAIESELNTLNAEVVAAKTALSRLQAIEDIAAKKDLDEAKLRLTKAEKNLELYLKTRKSGITTFDKTLSLKAPIDGVVEPFLVSNGSSITAGQEVFTITNIKTVYVEAQFFDKDADKLAKATSYSVECANNDHKTKAVKLLSDAQMINPSNQSQKVLFEVANPDKDFKIGEFVNIRITTGAAENQLNLPNSAINEINGKPIVFVKKSAENYAMQLVQLGQNNGQYTSILKGLNENERIVNNGTYQLKMIYLNR; encoded by the coding sequence ATGAAAAAGAACTACGGCCTTTTACTTTTTTTCCTTTGCCTTTATAGCCTTGGGGCTTTAACTGCCTGGGCGCACGGCGGCGATGATGGCCACACACACGCACATGATGAAGCCGACGAAGCCGCCTCAAAACCGGATGAGCAAGCTTATTTTACTTACGAAGCAACCACCGAAAAATATGAGCTTTTACTGCGCTATTTGCCCATAATGCCCAACAAGCCGGCTGAGTTAACACTTTTTATAAGCAATTTTGCCACCAACCAACCCATTAGTGGGGCAAGTTTACAAGCATCGGCCAGCCCCAAAACTGCCCGCCCCATTGATTTTGACCAACACGAGCCAGGTATTTACCACCTCGATGCAGTTTTTAACGAAGCCGTACCGCACAATTTAACGGTTATCATAACAAAAGGCAGCCTTGGTCCCGACACCTTAAAATTTAACCAAATAGCAATAGGCGAGCAGCCTGCGCTAAGTACAACAAGCGCAACTACTGCCAACCACGACGAACACGACCATGAGCATGAGCACGCTTGGTACACCTCGTTATGGCTTTGGATACCCCTAAGCTCAATTTTGGGTATGCTGCTAATGTGGCTGCTAAATGCAAAAATAAATAAACGCAGCAAATATGTAGGACTATGGCTATTATTGCTCAATTTTTGCCTTAACCCGCAATTGACCAATCCGGTGCTTGCACACGGCAACGATGAGGATGCTCAAAACGCCCCTACATCAACATCCGGAAAATTTAGCGACGAGTTTAGCATCCCAAAAGAAACACAATTTATATTTGATATAACCACCGACCTAACTGCTACAGGAAAATTTGACCAGGTTTTGAATTTATTTGGTACAGTTGTACCCTCAAGCAATGGCCGTGCAATAGTTAGCTCGCCGCAAACAGCGCGCATAACAAGCCTTAAAGTAAAAGTTGGACAAAGCGTTAAAGCAGGGCAAACTTTGGCTGTAATTGAACAGTTTGTTGACCTAAACACGCAAGCCGCCATTTTGGGCAATCAGTCGAACCAATTAGCCATAGAAAGTGAGCTAAATACACTAAATGCCGAGGTTGTTGCCGCAAAAACCGCCCTTAGCCGCTTGCAAGCTATTGAGGATATTGCCGCAAAAAAAGACCTTGACGAGGCAAAACTTAGGTTGACAAAAGCCGAGAAAAATTTAGAACTTTACCTTAAAACTCGTAAATCTGGAATTACCACTTTCGATAAAACACTCTCGCTTAAAGCACCTATTGACGGGGTTGTTGAGCCATTTTTAGTTAGCAATGGCTCGTCTATAACCGCCGGCCAAGAGGTGTTTACCATTACCAATATTAAAACGGTATATGTTGAAGCACAATTTTTTGACAAAGACGCCGATAAATTAGCCAAAGCTACCTCGTACTCGGTTGAGTGCGCCAACAACGACCATAAAACAAAAGCTGTTAAATTACTTTCAGATGCGCAAATGATTAATCCCAGCAATCAGTCGCAAAAAGTATTGTTCGAGGTGGCAAATCCGGATAAAGATTTTAAAATTGGCGAATTTGTAAACATCCGGATTACTACCGGCGCAGCTGAAAATCAGCTAAACCTGCCCAACAGCGCTATCAATGAAATTAACGGCAAACCTATTGTTTTTGTAAAAAAATCAGCCGAAAATTATGCCATGCAATTAGTGCAATTAGGCCAAAACAACGGGCAATATACTTCAATTCTTAAAGGATTGAACGAAAACGAGCGCATTGTAAACAACGGCACTTACCAACTAAAAATGATTTACCTTAACCGGTAA
- a CDS encoding transglycosylase domain-containing protein, whose amino-acid sequence MKLPLPSVFTNSKPYIVVKTYLNNHPWGRQIALLWKIFFGSIAFLFLFFWAVSMGLLGSLPSFTELESPKTSLASEVYAREGVLLGKYYDEDRINVEFKDLPKHLINALVATEDKRFYDHSGIDVYGLGRVFVKTLVLSNDAAGGGSTITQQLAKNLFHNKPKNKIGRVFQKFKEWVIAIKLERSYTKDEIVTMYFNTVFFGQNTYGIKTAANTYFGVEPKELQPQESAILVGLLKASTKYNPKSNPENAKKRRNLVFSLMQQSGYLSAAEQEQLSQLPIELRFKPTAHDEGLATYFREHIKQEVKKWAKDNPKLDGSIYDIYKDGLKIYTTLSAPMQQYAEEAVAEHMPTLQKKFYEHWKGKTPWYDLPNAAIEKDNPWYGTNELLYRAVVNSERYEWHKIQQKTEEEIKTIFEKPIRMNLFSWKGEIDTTLSPLDSIKYVKYLLHTGFLALEPDSGHVLAWVGGIDFKHFKYDNVGLHAKRQVGSTFKPLVYTVAVQNGWAPCSKVPNIPVTFPEYDNWSPKNSSHYYEGQLVPLTKGLAYSINWVSAYLMKQITPQPVIDLAKKMGIESKLEPVPSICLGSADISVIEMVGAYDTYASKGFYTKPMVITRIEDKNGNLLQIFPVSKTEVMNERTAYAMLSLMKGVVDGGTAGRLRYKYGINSEVAAKTGTTDDNSDGWFIGCTPQIVAGAWVGGDEKAIRFRSTALGEGASMALPIWAYFMKRVYADSTLHVSEKARFPIPKNIDFDLACTRYDLPTAKNDILEGGVIDSTALDSTGTPKPPVPKPGDANYDYNNQFD is encoded by the coding sequence ATGAAACTTCCCTTGCCTTCTGTCTTTACAAACAGCAAGCCGTATATTGTCGTAAAAACCTATTTAAATAACCATCCTTGGGGCAGGCAAATTGCCCTTTTATGGAAAATATTTTTTGGCAGTATTGCCTTTTTATTTTTGTTTTTTTGGGCGGTATCAATGGGCCTCTTAGGTTCGTTGCCTTCATTTACCGAACTCGAAAGCCCCAAAACATCTTTGGCCTCAGAGGTTTACGCACGCGAAGGGGTTTTACTGGGCAAATATTACGACGAAGACCGCATTAATGTAGAGTTTAAAGACCTACCCAAACACCTGATAAATGCTTTGGTAGCCACCGAAGACAAACGCTTTTACGACCACTCAGGTATTGATGTTTATGGCTTAGGACGGGTATTTGTAAAAACTTTGGTTTTGAGCAACGATGCGGCAGGCGGCGGCAGTACTATTACCCAACAATTAGCTAAAAACCTATTTCATAACAAACCAAAAAATAAAATAGGGCGCGTTTTTCAAAAGTTTAAAGAATGGGTTATTGCCATAAAATTAGAGCGTAGCTACACCAAAGATGAAATTGTTACCATGTATTTTAATACGGTATTTTTTGGGCAAAATACCTACGGTATCAAAACGGCTGCCAATACCTATTTTGGCGTTGAACCCAAAGAACTGCAGCCCCAAGAATCAGCTATTTTGGTTGGATTGCTAAAAGCGAGTACAAAGTACAACCCAAAATCAAATCCGGAAAACGCTAAAAAACGCCGGAATTTAGTGTTTAGCCTCATGCAGCAATCTGGATATTTATCCGCAGCCGAACAAGAGCAACTCAGCCAATTACCCATTGAACTGCGTTTTAAACCTACCGCCCACGACGAAGGTTTGGCGACCTATTTCAGAGAACATATTAAACAAGAAGTTAAAAAATGGGCTAAAGACAACCCAAAATTAGACGGCAGTATTTACGATATTTATAAAGATGGCCTAAAAATTTATACAACCCTTAGTGCGCCCATGCAGCAATACGCCGAAGAAGCCGTTGCCGAGCACATGCCCACTTTGCAAAAAAAGTTTTACGAACATTGGAAAGGCAAAACGCCTTGGTACGACCTGCCCAACGCTGCCATTGAAAAAGATAACCCTTGGTACGGCACCAACGAGCTATTATACCGCGCCGTAGTTAATTCGGAGCGATACGAATGGCATAAAATTCAACAAAAAACAGAAGAAGAAATAAAAACCATCTTTGAAAAACCCATCCGGATGAACCTTTTCTCGTGGAAGGGCGAAATTGATACGACACTTTCGCCTCTTGACTCGATTAAATATGTTAAATATTTGCTTCATACGGGATTTTTAGCCCTCGAACCCGATTCGGGGCATGTATTGGCTTGGGTAGGTGGCATTGATTTTAAACATTTTAAATACGACAATGTTGGCTTACACGCCAAAAGACAAGTGGGCAGTACCTTTAAACCATTAGTTTATACGGTTGCCGTACAAAACGGGTGGGCACCTTGCAGCAAAGTGCCAAATATACCGGTTACTTTCCCCGAGTACGACAACTGGTCGCCCAAAAACTCATCGCATTACTACGAGGGGCAATTAGTACCGCTAACCAAGGGCTTAGCCTACTCTATAAACTGGGTATCGGCCTATTTAATGAAACAAATTACCCCGCAACCCGTAATAGATTTAGCCAAAAAAATGGGTATCGAAAGCAAGCTCGAGCCCGTACCCTCGATATGTCTTGGCTCGGCCGATATTTCAGTGATTGAAATGGTAGGCGCTTACGACACTTACGCCAGCAAAGGCTTTTACACCAAGCCAATGGTTATAACTCGCATTGAAGATAAAAACGGCAATTTGCTTCAAATATTTCCGGTATCAAAAACCGAAGTTATGAACGAACGCACCGCATACGCCATGCTTAGTTTAATGAAAGGCGTTGTTGACGGTGGCACGGCAGGAAGGTTGCGTTACAAATATGGCATTAACTCGGAAGTAGCTGCCAAAACCGGAACCACAGACGACAACTCCGATGGCTGGTTTATAGGCTGTACACCGCAAATTGTTGCCGGCGCTTGGGTGGGTGGCGATGAAAAGGCAATACGGTTTAGAAGCACCGCCTTAGGCGAAGGTGCAAGCATGGCCTTGCCAATATGGGCCTATTTTATGAAACGAGTGTATGCCGACTCAACCTTACATGTCTCGGAAAAAGCACGCTTCCCGATACCCAAAAATATCGATTTTGATTTAGCGTGTACCCGCTACGATCTGCCTACCGCCAAAAATGATATTTTAGAAGGCGGTGTTATAGATTCGACCGCCCTCGACTCGACCGGAACACCAAAACCACCCGTACCAAAACCCGGAGATGCCAATTACGACTATAACAACCAGTTTGATTAA